The Candidatus Methanoperedens sp. genome includes a region encoding these proteins:
- a CDS encoding ATP-binding cassette domain-containing protein encodes MQAIEVSHLIKKFGPLTALNDITFSVGEGETFGFLGPNGAGKTTTIRILTGISSPTSGTASIFGHDIEHDTIAARQSMGIVSENSNVYDDLTAWQNMIFSAELYHVARKEREKKTTELLKIFGLHERRNDKVHGFSKGMKRRLTLAMGLVNSPRLLFLDEPTSGLDVQSNLIIRDVVTDLVRDGVTVFLTTHNIEEANVMCDRVAIINKGNIAAIDAPESLKKTIQSVQSIELSFNHSSADQLDELRRLPMVNDAKKAGDKFKLYTHDPSEVIDAVMAYSRTHNLKVISITTLGPSLEDVFIRLTGLQRTGGAVHAID; translated from the coding sequence ATGCAGGCAATTGAAGTATCTCATCTCATCAAAAAATTCGGCCCTCTCACCGCGCTCAATGATATAACTTTCTCTGTTGGCGAGGGAGAGACTTTTGGGTTTTTGGGTCCCAATGGTGCAGGCAAGACCACTACCATCCGTATTCTGACCGGGATCTCAAGCCCGACCTCCGGGACGGCATCCATTTTTGGCCATGATATTGAGCACGACACGATTGCTGCACGGCAGTCCATGGGCATTGTATCCGAGAATTCCAACGTGTACGATGACCTGACTGCATGGCAGAACATGATATTTTCCGCTGAACTCTACCATGTTGCACGAAAAGAGCGGGAAAAAAAGACGACCGAGTTACTCAAGATATTCGGGTTACACGAACGGCGCAATGATAAAGTGCACGGGTTTTCCAAGGGGATGAAGCGACGGCTGACGCTCGCAATGGGGCTCGTCAACAGCCCGCGCCTGCTGTTCCTGGATGAACCCACTTCAGGGCTCGATGTACAGAGCAACCTCATTATCCGGGACGTGGTCACGGATCTGGTCCGCGACGGGGTCACGGTTTTTTTAACGACCCACAATATTGAGGAGGCAAATGTTATGTGTGACCGGGTCGCGATCATCAATAAAGGAAATATCGCAGCTATCGACGCCCCGGAATCTTTGAAAAAGACGATCCAGAGTGTGCAGTCGATCGAGTTATCGTTTAACCACAGTTCTGCTGATCAGCTGGACGAGCTGCGACGCTTACCCATGGTAAATGACGCAAAGAAGGCAGGTGACAAGTTTAAGCTCTATACTCATGATCCATCTGAAGTTATCGATGCGGTTATGGCTTATTCCCGCACCCATAACCTCAAAGTGATCAGTATCACGACTCTTGGCCCGAGCCTCGAGGATGTGTTCATCCGGTTGACCGGCCTGCAGAGGACAGGGGGTGCAGTCCATGCTATCGACTGA
- a CDS encoding ABC transporter permease, which translates to MLSTDHEGFAKRLSRELSAAWAIARKDMRIYYLKPNIIVSGILFPLFMFLAFAIGKNAPPGTLIPGLISITLLFSASSIEPVSIPIERRVKTFDRLLSAPISLYSLVSGESLSGFLYSLGIACLPLAIGIIMFSTPIVHAPFLVIAMILTAFCFATIGTLFAAYPTENVGEVMSMLNTVRLPLIFISGVFIPISAMPQIGQEIALISPLTYGNDMIEYAYTGKSLFSPLLDIVVLVIFILIFQIAANRLYKKFNE; encoded by the coding sequence ATGCTATCGACTGATCATGAGGGCTTTGCAAAACGTCTTTCCCGAGAGTTGTCCGCTGCATGGGCGATCGCCAGAAAAGATATGCGGATATACTACCTCAAACCCAACATCATCGTTTCCGGCATCCTCTTCCCGCTCTTCATGTTCCTGGCCTTTGCCATCGGGAAGAACGCCCCGCCTGGTACCCTGATCCCGGGGCTGATCTCGATCACCTTACTATTCTCGGCCTCGTCAATAGAGCCGGTCTCGATACCCATTGAACGGCGGGTAAAAACCTTTGACCGCCTGCTCTCGGCACCGATCTCGCTGTATTCGCTGGTGTCCGGTGAGAGCCTGAGCGGATTTCTCTACAGTCTCGGCATCGCGTGTCTCCCGCTTGCCATCGGTATCATCATGTTCAGTACGCCTATTGTACATGCACCGTTTCTTGTAATTGCCATGATACTAACGGCGTTCTGTTTCGCGACGATTGGGACACTGTTTGCGGCATACCCCACCGAGAACGTGGGAGAGGTTATGTCAATGCTCAACACGGTCAGGCTACCGCTTATCTTTATCTCAGGCGTCTTTATCCCGATATCAGCCATGCCGCAGATCGGTCAGGAGATCGCACTGATATCCCCCCTTACCTATGGAAATGACATGATCGAGTACGCGTATACCGGTAAGTCGCTTTTTTCACCACTGCTGGATATCGTGGTGCTGGTGATCTTCATCCTGATCTTCCAGATCGCTGCAAATCGCCTTTACAAGAAGTTCAACGAGTGA
- a CDS encoding NAD(P)/FAD-dependent oxidoreductase — MPDYDVIVVGGGISGLLSALTLGKKGNSILLLEKADALGGNCRTYEPEDCPGWRVDTGIHAITDLIYGPLNQLKHYFDPGKFPTFRKHKDYYLRKKNGLERFPSTLPGFLKMDALPAKDKLILAGDLLNTVISRAVFGEKQRAVYDVISRHRLSRKTMQFVDALSYLLSGLSMEKTSVSRLLEGCGFGSCGRRGIIRRIAEMMKLFNNSGYRSQGYPLGGIQSITDGVITSFPKNVECHTGEEVRKIEKDEGGFCVSTSEGDYVSNKVVYSGEVKKLPGIIEMPVEWSQQVKQLEQATAMTIWLGLKEPMPEFNYNGSEVFCDVCDTDKELFYWLMPVPELAPRNKGLVGVSTIIDPKKCHDSEEKLLNTIFSLVPAVEKNIEMIHTQVMAPEKAAVSLNYFPSIKTPVDGLYVVGTDTDMRSMGITRAGYSVLELLKSL; from the coding sequence ATGCCTGATTATGATGTGATTGTTGTAGGAGGAGGAATTTCCGGCCTTTTGTCTGCGCTGACTCTGGGAAAGAAAGGAAACAGCATCCTTCTTCTCGAAAAAGCAGACGCTCTTGGCGGAAACTGCAGGACATACGAACCTGAAGATTGTCCTGGCTGGCGTGTTGATACTGGCATCCATGCAATAACGGATCTCATTTATGGTCCGCTGAATCAATTGAAGCACTATTTCGATCCCGGAAAATTTCCCACATTCAGAAAGCATAAGGACTACTACCTTCGCAAAAAAAACGGACTGGAAAGATTTCCATCAACGCTCCCGGGCTTCTTGAAAATGGATGCACTTCCGGCAAAAGACAAGCTGATCCTTGCAGGAGATCTCCTGAATACGGTGATATCGCGTGCCGTTTTTGGGGAAAAACAAAGGGCTGTGTACGATGTCATATCAAGGCATCGGCTCAGCAGGAAAACAATGCAGTTCGTGGACGCGCTTTCTTATCTGTTGAGCGGCCTTTCGATGGAAAAGACGTCGGTATCCCGGCTTCTGGAAGGGTGCGGATTTGGCTCTTGCGGTAGGAGAGGAATAATCAGACGGATCGCTGAAATGATGAAGCTTTTCAATAATTCCGGATACCGCTCGCAGGGCTATCCTCTCGGCGGCATACAATCGATAACAGATGGCGTAATCACATCGTTTCCGAAGAACGTGGAGTGTCATACAGGAGAAGAAGTTCGAAAGATTGAAAAGGACGAAGGCGGTTTTTGCGTTTCGACATCGGAAGGAGATTATGTTTCCAACAAAGTTGTCTATTCCGGAGAGGTAAAAAAGCTACCTGGTATCATCGAGATGCCAGTGGAATGGAGCCAGCAGGTAAAACAACTGGAGCAGGCAACGGCAATGACGATCTGGCTCGGTCTCAAGGAACCTATGCCGGAGTTCAATTATAACGGTTCGGAAGTGTTTTGCGACGTCTGTGATACTGATAAAGAACTGTTCTACTGGCTCATGCCTGTGCCAGAGCTTGCGCCGCGCAATAAAGGTCTTGTGGGAGTGAGTACGATAATAGACCCGAAAAAATGCCATGATTCGGAGGAAAAACTTCTCAACACAATATTCTCTCTTGTGCCTGCAGTAGAGAAGAATATTGAGATGATACATACGCAGGTAATGGCCCCTGAGAAAGCAGCTGTTTCTCTCAATTATTTCCCTTCGATCAAAACCCCGGTTGATGGCCTGTATGTTGTGGGAACAGATACCGATATGCGAAGCATGGGCATAACCCGTGCAGGATACTCGGTGCTTGAGCTGTTAAAATCATTATGA